One segment of Syntrophales bacterium DNA contains the following:
- a CDS encoding bifunctional 3,4-dihydroxy-2-butanone-4-phosphate synthase/GTP cyclohydrolase II has product MRVSTIEEAIEDIKNGKMIILVDDEDRENEGDLCIAAEYVTPEAINFMAKYGRGLICLSLDSEIADGLNLPLMVRDNMSRFQTAFTVSIEARQGVTTGISAADRATTILTAVAHDAKPDDIVSPGHVFPLRARKGGVLVRTGQTEGSVDLARLSGLKPAGVICEVMNEDGTMARMTDLEVFAKEHGLKIVTIADLINFRLRHESLVRRAATTVLPTSYGGEFKLIVYENDVDDLKNIALVKGDIEPEDEVLVRVHSECLTGDVFGSERCDCGDQLHAAMKMVEKEGKGIIVYMHQEGRGIGLVNKIKAYHLQEQGRDTVEANLELGFKVDLRDYGIGAQILVDLGVKRMRLITNNPKKVVGLQGYGVTITQRVPIEIKASENNVRYLKTKKERMGHLLDI; this is encoded by the coding sequence ATGAGAGTTAGTACAATTGAAGAAGCCATTGAAGATATTAAAAATGGTAAGATGATTATCCTGGTGGATGATGAAGATAGAGAGAATGAGGGTGATTTATGCATAGCCGCTGAGTATGTTACGCCAGAAGCAATCAATTTCATGGCAAAATATGGCAGGGGGTTGATATGTCTTTCACTTGATAGTGAAATTGCCGACGGCTTGAATCTCCCCTTGATGGTACGTGACAACATGTCCCGTTTTCAGACAGCTTTTACAGTATCTATTGAAGCCAGGCAAGGTGTTACTACTGGCATTTCTGCAGCCGATAGAGCGACCACGATACTGACGGCCGTTGCTCATGATGCTAAGCCGGACGATATCGTAAGTCCTGGACATGTATTTCCTCTCCGTGCCAGGAAAGGGGGCGTCCTTGTGAGGACCGGCCAGACAGAAGGCTCTGTTGATCTGGCGCGGCTGTCCGGACTGAAACCTGCTGGTGTCATCTGTGAGGTTATGAATGAAGATGGTACCATGGCAAGGATGACTGATCTGGAGGTCTTTGCGAAAGAACATGGTTTAAAAATAGTAACCATTGCTGATTTAATCAACTTCAGGTTACGGCACGAATCTCTTGTTAGAAGAGCGGCAACCACCGTCCTTCCAACCAGTTATGGAGGAGAGTTCAAATTAATAGTTTACGAAAATGATGTGGATGACTTGAAGAATATCGCTCTGGTTAAGGGTGATATTGAACCGGAGGACGAGGTGCTGGTGAGAGTTCATTCGGAGTGTCTGACTGGTGATGTCTTTGGTTCGGAGAGGTGTGACTGTGGTGACCAGCTTCATGCTGCCATGAAGATGGTTGAAAAGGAAGGCAAAGGAATCATCGTATACATGCATCAGGAAGGCAGGGGCATTGGTCTGGTAAACAAGATAAAGGCCTATCATTTGCAGGAACAGGGTAGAGATACAGTTGAGGCAAATCTCGAGCTCGGATTTAAAGTGGATCTTAGGGATTACGGGATAGGCGCCCAGATACTTGTTGACCTGGGTGTGAAAAGAATGAGATTGATAACAAATAACCCCAAAAAGGTTGTTGGACTTCAGGGTTACGGTGTAACAATCACACAGAGAGTTCCTATAGAAATCAAGGCCAGCGAGAATAACGTCCGTTATCTTAAGACAAAAAAGGAAAGAATGGGACACCTGTTAGACATATAA
- a CDS encoding riboflavin synthase, producing the protein MFTGIIEEMGIVRRMTKKGEDGLLEIDTSMSLDDVKIGDSISVSGVCLTVTNKTGDSFAVDVSAETLSKTTLWKFKKGDRANLEKSLSVNGLLGGHIVLGHVDCVGKICEKVVKSNSVIFGVEIDSAFSKYLVEKGSVTVDGISLTVNRCEKNRFYVNVVPYTARVTTLGLKMIADPVNIETDILGKYVEKLLHRNKGIDMAFLAEHGFIQEEKG; encoded by the coding sequence TAGAAGAAATGGGAATTGTCAGGAGGATGACTAAGAAGGGAGAAGATGGTCTTCTGGAGATAGATACCTCCATGAGCCTTGATGATGTTAAAATTGGAGATAGCATTTCGGTGAGCGGAGTGTGTCTCACGGTCACTAACAAAACTGGTGATAGTTTTGCCGTTGATGTTTCAGCAGAAACATTGTCAAAAACAACACTCTGGAAGTTTAAGAAAGGTGACCGAGCAAACCTGGAAAAGTCTTTAAGTGTGAATGGGCTTTTAGGTGGGCATATCGTTCTGGGACATGTTGACTGTGTTGGAAAGATCTGCGAAAAGGTCGTAAAATCAAACTCCGTGATATTTGGTGTTGAGATAGATTCAGCGTTTAGCAAGTATCTGGTGGAAAAAGGGTCGGTAACCGTTGATGGTATCAGCCTTACGGTAAACAGGTGTGAAAAGAACAGATTTTATGTTAATGTGGTTCCCTATACCGCCCGTGTTACAACACTGGGGTTAAAAATGATTGCCGATCCGGTGAATATAGAGACAGACATATTAGGAAAATATGTAGAAAAACTATTGCACCGCAACAAAGGAATTGATATGGCATTTTTAGCTGAACATGGATTTATACAGGAGGAAAAAGGGTAA